Proteins encoded together in one Orrella marina window:
- the rpmF gene encoding 50S ribosomal protein L32 yields MAVQQNKKSPSKRGMHRSHDFLGTPPTAIEPTTGELHLRHHISPTGFYRGRKVLKTKADE; encoded by the coding sequence ATGGCTGTTCAACAAAACAAAAAATCACCGTCCAAGCGCGGTATGCATCGTTCACACGACTTTCTGGGTACCCCGCCCACAGCAATTGAACCCACGACGGGTGAACTGCACCTGCGCCACCATATCAGTCCAACCGGCTTTTATCGTGGACGTAAAGTTCTGAAGACCAAAGCTGACGAGTAA
- a CDS encoding HAD-IA family hydrolase, translating to MSQYELVIFDWDGTLMDSTRDITRAIQAASADLGLAVPDEERASWVIGLSLQQALEHAVPDLTERDRKQFLERYRYHYLMRDSELKLFDGVTEMLESLVGRGVMLAVATGKSRVGLDRAFKASGIERYFASSRCADETFGKPHPGMLLELMDELCVAPEKVVMIGDTSHDLNMAANACVHGLGVTYGAHSEQELRRHPHQAILSGTDTVHQWLVQRV from the coding sequence ATGAGTCAATACGAGCTGGTTATCTTTGACTGGGATGGCACCCTGATGGATTCGACCCGCGATATTACGCGGGCAATCCAGGCCGCTAGCGCTGATCTTGGACTTGCTGTGCCTGATGAGGAGCGCGCAAGCTGGGTGATCGGACTCTCCTTGCAGCAGGCACTAGAGCATGCCGTCCCAGATCTGACCGAGCGTGATCGCAAGCAGTTTCTTGAGCGCTATCGGTATCATTATCTGATGCGAGACAGTGAACTTAAACTGTTTGATGGGGTCACAGAGATGCTGGAATCACTGGTCGGCCGTGGCGTGATGCTTGCAGTTGCAACAGGAAAAAGTCGTGTCGGGCTGGATCGAGCGTTCAAGGCAAGTGGCATAGAGCGGTATTTTGCGTCGTCCAGATGTGCGGATGAAACGTTTGGCAAGCCTCATCCGGGGATGCTCCTTGAATTGATGGATGAGCTTTGTGTGGCGCCTGAGAAGGTTGTCATGATCGGTGACACATCCCATGATCTGAATATGGCGGCAAATGCCTGCGTTCACGGATTAGGTGTGACGTACGGAGCACATTCTGAACAGGAACTGCGCAGGCATCCGCATCAGGCCATCCTTTCAGGTACAGATACTGTTCACCAGTGGTTGGTCCAGCGAGTCTGA
- a CDS encoding RluA family pseudouridine synthase, with product MVEVTAAHEGQRLDNFLIRLCKGVPKSHLYKAVRSGSVRVNRSRTSVDYRIQIGDVIRVPPFRMAPESERKVPGREFPVVFEDDSILVIDKPAGTAVHGGSGVSFGVIEAIRAARPQARFLELVHRLDRDTSGLLILAKQRKALIRLHEMMRDGEFRKHYLALVKGRVANDRQHVRQRLTKWSTPSGERRVRVDEQGQQAHTVVTCLKRFAGYSLVDAELRTGRTHQIRVHLASLGHPIVGDDKYGDEEDSRWFASSGFKRMFLHAASLTFIHPLTGQYLALEATLPDTCEFALGLVEQSE from the coding sequence ATGGTGGAGGTGACTGCGGCCCATGAAGGTCAGCGCCTGGACAATTTCCTGATTCGACTTTGTAAAGGTGTCCCTAAAAGTCATCTCTACAAGGCTGTCAGATCCGGGTCTGTTCGGGTCAACCGTTCCCGTACATCTGTTGATTACCGAATTCAGATCGGTGACGTGATCCGGGTTCCCCCCTTTCGGATGGCACCAGAAAGCGAGCGCAAGGTGCCCGGCAGAGAGTTTCCGGTTGTGTTCGAGGATGACTCTATTCTGGTCATTGACAAGCCGGCCGGGACCGCCGTGCACGGAGGCAGTGGCGTGTCCTTCGGGGTGATCGAGGCAATCAGGGCGGCGCGCCCACAGGCCCGGTTTCTCGAGCTTGTGCACCGGCTTGACCGCGACACGTCGGGATTGCTGATTCTGGCCAAGCAGCGCAAGGCGTTGATCCGCCTGCACGAGATGATGCGCGACGGAGAGTTTCGCAAACACTACCTGGCGCTGGTCAAAGGGCGTGTTGCTAACGATCGTCAGCATGTACGACAGCGTCTGACCAAATGGAGTACCCCGTCTGGCGAAAGGCGAGTGCGGGTTGATGAGCAGGGGCAGCAGGCTCATACCGTTGTGACTTGTCTGAAACGGTTTGCCGGTTATTCACTGGTGGATGCCGAACTGAGAACCGGCCGGACGCACCAGATCCGGGTTCATCTCGCGTCGCTCGGCCATCCAATTGTCGGTGACGATAAATATGGTGACGAAGAAGATTCAAGATGGTTTGCATCAAGCGGATTCAAACGCATGTTTCTGCACGCGGCAAGCCTTACGTTTATTCACCCCTTGACAGGCCAGTATCTCGCACTCGAGGCTACTTTGCCCGATACCTGCGAATTTGCACTCGGTTTGGTGGAGCAGTCTGAATGA
- the plsX gene encoding phosphate acyltransferase PlsX, with the protein MGGDFGASVTVPAALGFANRYPDCELLLVGQQETVESALSQCKADPSLLERVEVVHASEVVLMDDPVEVALRRKKDSSMRVAAELVKAGRAQACVSAGNTGAWMAITRYVLKTLEGIDRPAIATAMPNQKGGTTTVLDLGANVDCTAEHLLQFAIMGTALAQVNKPDSQPSVGLLNIGEEVIKGNDTVKLAAEYLRASHLNFYGNVEGNDIFRGTVDVVVCDGFVGNVVLKAVEGLARMLGSMIHEEFHRSPLTKLAGLFARPVLNRFKKRVDNRQYNGAALLGLRGVVFKSHGSADVYAFGCALDRAYDAVSTGLLDRIASTISELTRLPAGSGADSLDPQK; encoded by the coding sequence ATGGGGGGCGATTTTGGCGCCTCCGTGACAGTGCCTGCCGCCCTCGGGTTCGCGAATCGGTATCCAGACTGTGAATTGTTGCTTGTCGGGCAACAAGAGACGGTCGAGTCTGCGCTGTCTCAATGCAAGGCAGACCCTTCGTTACTTGAGCGGGTTGAGGTGGTCCATGCTTCCGAAGTCGTCCTGATGGACGACCCGGTTGAGGTCGCTCTTCGTCGCAAGAAAGACTCTTCGATGAGGGTGGCGGCCGAGTTGGTCAAGGCGGGGCGAGCGCAAGCCTGTGTGTCTGCGGGCAACACCGGCGCCTGGATGGCGATCACACGCTACGTGCTCAAGACTCTCGAAGGAATCGATCGTCCAGCGATCGCCACGGCAATGCCAAACCAGAAAGGCGGCACGACCACTGTCCTGGATCTTGGTGCCAATGTGGACTGTACCGCTGAGCATCTGCTGCAGTTCGCCATTATGGGAACTGCGCTGGCTCAGGTGAACAAACCTGACAGTCAGCCAAGTGTCGGATTGCTGAACATTGGCGAGGAAGTCATCAAGGGCAACGATACGGTCAAGCTTGCGGCTGAGTATCTGCGCGCCAGTCATTTGAATTTCTATGGCAATGTGGAAGGCAACGACATTTTTCGAGGAACGGTCGATGTGGTTGTCTGTGATGGATTTGTCGGAAATGTCGTGTTAAAGGCAGTTGAGGGATTGGCGCGAATGCTGGGCAGCATGATTCATGAAGAGTTTCACCGTAGTCCACTCACCAAACTCGCCGGGCTGTTCGCAAGGCCGGTTCTGAACCGCTTTAAGAAGCGTGTCGATAATCGGCAATACAACGGTGCCGCCCTGCTGGGTCTTAGGGGTGTCGTGTTTAAAAGTCACGGTTCTGCAGATGTATACGCATTTGGGTGTGCGCTCGATAGGGCGTATGATGCGGTCAGTACGGGGTTGCTTGACCGCATCGCCTCCACAATTTCCGAATTGACTCGCCTGCCTGCCGGTTCCGGTGCAGATTCGCTTGATCCGCAAAAATGA
- a CDS encoding protein-methionine-sulfoxide reductase heme-binding subunit MsrQ: MIRSNRLSANQVDAWKPWLLVVCGYPVIRWLYLGWTDGLTANPVEFLTRSSGTWALVALLLTLAVTPVQVALGEPALVRLRRMLGLTAFFYATLHMLSWAGWEHAFGLSGMWNDILERPFVAFGSVAFLIFTILAATSNQWAMKRLNKRWKSLHQWIYGATLAIILHYWLHKAGKNDYADVMVYGAIAVALLAWRVLRKIQYRRRSQA, encoded by the coding sequence ATGATCCGATCAAACCGTTTGTCTGCAAATCAGGTCGATGCCTGGAAGCCCTGGCTACTGGTTGTTTGTGGCTATCCGGTCATCCGGTGGTTGTATCTCGGATGGACAGACGGCCTGACTGCCAATCCAGTCGAGTTTCTGACGCGTTCTTCGGGAACCTGGGCATTAGTGGCGCTCTTGCTGACCTTGGCCGTGACGCCGGTTCAGGTTGCGCTTGGGGAGCCAGCACTGGTCCGCTTGCGCCGGATGCTTGGTTTGACAGCGTTCTTCTACGCGACGTTGCACATGTTGTCCTGGGCGGGTTGGGAGCATGCCTTTGGCTTGTCAGGCATGTGGAATGACATTCTTGAGCGTCCGTTTGTGGCATTCGGTTCTGTCGCATTCCTGATTTTCACGATTCTGGCTGCTACTTCAAATCAGTGGGCAATGAAGCGTCTCAATAAGCGCTGGAAGTCCTTGCACCAATGGATCTATGGCGCCACTCTGGCGATCATTCTGCATTACTGGCTTCACAAAGCCGGCAAGAATGATTACGCTGACGTCATGGTTTACGGTGCCATTGCCGTGGCATTGCTCGCTTGGCGAGTCCTTCGCAAGATTCAGTATCGTCGGCGCTCTCAGGCCTGA
- a CDS encoding beta-ketoacyl-ACP synthase III, with the protein MTTHPVYSRIVGTGSFLPSTVVTNDDLARQLAERGIETSDEWIASRTGIRQRHIADDSQTTSVLATQAARRALEDAGVQAQDVDLIILATSTPDYIFPSTACLVQASLGNRGAAAFDVQAVCSGFVYALTTADSFIKAGRSRCALVIGAEVFSRILDWNDRGTCVLFGDGAGAVVLQASDEPGIEAAQLHADGSLSSILCVPGQVHSGHVTGDPFLRMDGQAVFKQAVSVLEKSARDALEQAGLSIADVDWLIPHQANLRILTFLAKKLGLSMDQVIVTLDQHANTSAASVPLALDHARRSGQIQNGQRIVLQGVGGGFTWGTVVARIG; encoded by the coding sequence ATGACAACTCATCCTGTTTACTCTCGCATCGTCGGGACTGGAAGCTTTCTGCCTTCCACCGTTGTGACTAATGATGACCTGGCCCGTCAGCTTGCTGAACGTGGAATAGAGACGTCGGATGAGTGGATCGCGAGTCGTACAGGCATCCGCCAGCGCCACATTGCAGATGACTCTCAGACGACAAGTGTTCTTGCGACGCAGGCTGCCAGGCGAGCCCTGGAAGACGCCGGTGTCCAGGCACAGGATGTTGATCTGATTATTCTCGCAACATCGACGCCTGATTACATTTTTCCGAGCACTGCGTGTCTGGTTCAAGCCAGTCTGGGCAACCGCGGGGCGGCCGCCTTTGATGTGCAGGCCGTCTGTAGCGGGTTTGTGTATGCACTGACCACGGCAGACAGTTTTATCAAGGCGGGGCGTTCGCGCTGCGCGTTGGTGATCGGTGCCGAAGTGTTTTCTCGCATCCTCGACTGGAATGATCGCGGGACCTGTGTCCTGTTTGGTGATGGTGCAGGTGCGGTCGTGCTTCAGGCGTCTGACGAACCTGGCATCGAAGCTGCTCAGTTGCATGCTGATGGTAGCCTGAGCAGTATTCTCTGTGTGCCTGGACAGGTTCATTCCGGTCATGTCACGGGAGATCCTTTTCTCAGAATGGACGGACAGGCGGTATTCAAACAGGCAGTTTCAGTACTGGAGAAGTCTGCACGAGATGCGCTGGAGCAGGCTGGGCTGAGTATTGCCGATGTTGACTGGTTGATCCCACATCAGGCGAACCTGCGTATCCTGACATTTCTGGCTAAAAAGCTGGGTTTGTCGATGGATCAGGTTATTGTGACGCTTGATCAGCATGCCAACACATCCGCAGCCAGTGTGCCGCTCGCCCTTGATCACGCACGACGTAGCGGCCAGATTCAGAACGGTCAGCGAATCGTGCTTCAAGGAGTCGGCGGAGGGTTTACCTGGGGAACAGTTGTTGCCCGCATCGGGTGA
- the clsB gene encoding cardiolipin synthase ClsB, protein MSEFDLGHRWRAGQHVELLRNGAELFPAMFAAIDAARHQIHLETYIFNLDVSGLALLDCLESACRRGVKVRVVLDGFGSMRQLPVLVSRLQSMGARCRVYRPEPEGIGWIRLSLRRLRRMHRKTMVVDHRVAFVGGINILDDLVDVPDQGSAARPRFDFAIRIQGPLVTDVSRAQRRLWLRMGWRRRDDWGGFYRRLLRWRDWARKQKLWQQPVYQDGVCAILLLRDNIGNRRTIEDAYIKAISASKTEVLIANAYFFPGLRLRRALADAARRGVRVRLLLQGRSEYPLQYEASRHRYQAMLRAGLEIYEYKVSFLHAKVAVIDDGAMVGSSNLDPFSLLLAREANVLVKSPSFAAELKQQLEQEIACHAVPVNEANLVGLSWWARLVDMAAYRLLRAGVALTGKSAEY, encoded by the coding sequence ATGAGCGAGTTTGATCTTGGCCACCGCTGGCGAGCCGGACAGCATGTGGAACTTCTGCGCAACGGAGCTGAGTTGTTTCCGGCGATGTTTGCGGCGATTGATGCTGCCCGACATCAGATTCATCTCGAAACGTACATTTTCAATCTTGATGTGTCTGGCCTGGCTTTGCTTGATTGTCTCGAGAGCGCCTGCCGGCGCGGAGTCAAGGTGCGTGTGGTACTCGACGGCTTTGGATCAATGCGTCAGCTCCCGGTGTTGGTCAGTCGGTTGCAGAGTATGGGCGCACGGTGCCGAGTCTATCGGCCAGAGCCCGAGGGCATCGGCTGGATTCGCCTGAGTCTGAGGCGGTTACGCCGAATGCACAGAAAGACCATGGTGGTGGATCATCGTGTCGCGTTTGTGGGCGGTATCAATATTCTGGATGACTTGGTGGATGTGCCGGACCAAGGTAGTGCAGCTCGTCCGCGGTTTGATTTTGCGATAAGAATTCAAGGCCCGCTCGTGACAGATGTATCGCGAGCTCAGCGCAGACTGTGGTTGCGGATGGGCTGGCGGCGTCGGGATGACTGGGGAGGTTTCTATCGCAGGCTATTGCGCTGGCGCGACTGGGCCCGAAAGCAGAAACTTTGGCAGCAGCCAGTCTATCAGGACGGCGTGTGCGCGATTCTGCTTTTGCGCGACAACATCGGCAACCGACGCACGATTGAGGATGCTTATATCAAGGCAATCAGTGCGTCGAAAACAGAGGTTCTGATCGCCAATGCGTATTTCTTTCCTGGACTCAGATTGCGCCGCGCTTTGGCTGATGCCGCTCGCCGGGGTGTGAGGGTCAGACTACTCCTGCAGGGGCGATCGGAATACCCGTTGCAATACGAGGCATCCCGTCATCGATACCAGGCCATGTTGCGCGCGGGTCTGGAAATTTATGAGTACAAGGTCAGCTTCCTGCATGCAAAGGTTGCTGTTATCGATGATGGTGCGATGGTCGGCTCTTCCAATCTTGATCCATTTAGTCTCTTGCTTGCTCGTGAGGCAAACGTCCTGGTTAAAAGCCCATCGTTTGCGGCCGAACTCAAGCAGCAACTCGAGCAAGAGATCGCATGTCATGCTGTGCCTGTGAACGAGGCGAATCTGGTCGGCTTGTCTTGGTGGGCCCGACTGGTTGATATGGCTGCTTACAGGTTGCTAAGAGCTGGTGTTGCGTTAACCGGCAAGTCCGCTGAATATTGA
- a CDS encoding YceD family protein gives MNTEWNSARDWRVSCQSNWGVPKTIDLWDLVRNQRTLKGAFPLVTLSRLVQGLLDQVVIRDLVSVSEDEQGVVWFEVTGESRVGGRSSIEVEVQAKVLVTCQRCLEPMVQTLLESVRFDVVTQAQFDALDNEDIDPDESDVVVGSRQFDLLELLEDQLILAIPYVPKHLKCQPKAPLHDVGAEDEGLGVEQKPNPFDVLARLKGRQ, from the coding sequence ATGAACACTGAATGGAATAGCGCACGTGACTGGCGAGTGAGTTGTCAGTCGAACTGGGGTGTTCCCAAGACCATCGATCTATGGGATCTGGTTCGAAACCAGCGCACGCTAAAGGGCGCATTTCCTCTGGTGACGTTGTCCCGACTCGTGCAAGGTTTGCTCGATCAGGTGGTTATCAGGGATCTGGTGTCAGTCTCCGAAGACGAGCAAGGAGTCGTCTGGTTCGAGGTGACCGGGGAGTCCCGTGTTGGTGGGCGTTCAAGTATTGAGGTCGAAGTGCAGGCCAAGGTCTTGGTTACCTGTCAGCGCTGTCTGGAACCAATGGTTCAGACGCTACTCGAAAGCGTGCGGTTCGACGTCGTGACCCAGGCCCAGTTTGACGCGCTTGATAACGAGGATATCGATCCTGACGAGTCAGATGTAGTGGTCGGAAGCCGCCAGTTTGATTTGCTGGAATTGCTGGAGGACCAGTTGATTCTCGCAATTCCTTACGTGCCCAAGCATTTGAAATGTCAGCCCAAGGCGCCCCTGCATGATGTCGGTGCGGAAGATGAAGGCCTGGGCGTTGAGCAAAAGCCAAATCCGTTTGACGTGCTGGCCCGACTCAAGGGCAGGCAGTAA
- the msrP gene encoding protein-methionine-sulfoxide reductase catalytic subunit MsrP has product MASYRFNQPKPSEITPEEVWVNRRRFISAGVAAGAGVALAGLADVSVANTSAGGRDLPAQVNRDYLLMDATTPEKDVTSYNNFYEFGLDKSDPSRYAGKMVTDPWSVRVEGEVGKPGTFGLEELLALEPMQERVYRLRCVEGWSMVIPWVGYSLASLLKKVEPTGNAKYVEFVTDMQPDVMPGLRSRVLEWPYREALRMDEAMHPLTLLTFGLYGKVLPNQNGAPVRLVVPWKYGFKSAKSIVAIRVTEQQPTPSWVAVAPQEYGFYANVNPEVRHPRWSQATERRIGEGGFFTPRRPTLMFNGYADQVASLYSGMDLAKNY; this is encoded by the coding sequence ATGGCCAGTTATCGGTTCAATCAGCCAAAGCCCTCAGAGATCACACCAGAGGAAGTCTGGGTCAACCGGCGGCGGTTTATTTCGGCAGGAGTGGCTGCAGGTGCAGGTGTTGCGCTCGCGGGGCTTGCTGATGTGTCTGTCGCCAATACCAGTGCAGGTGGGCGGGACCTGCCAGCGCAAGTAAACCGGGACTACCTTCTGATGGATGCGACGACCCCGGAAAAGGATGTCACCTCCTACAACAACTTCTACGAGTTTGGTCTGGACAAGTCTGATCCCTCGCGATACGCCGGCAAGATGGTGACTGACCCATGGTCTGTGCGAGTGGAAGGTGAAGTTGGCAAGCCTGGTACCTTCGGACTTGAGGAGTTGCTGGCGCTTGAGCCTATGCAGGAGCGCGTGTATCGCTTGCGTTGCGTCGAGGGGTGGTCCATGGTCATCCCCTGGGTCGGCTACTCCCTGGCGAGCTTGCTCAAGAAAGTAGAGCCGACAGGTAACGCCAAGTACGTCGAGTTTGTTACCGATATGCAGCCTGATGTCATGCCTGGTTTGCGTTCGCGTGTCCTGGAATGGCCTTACCGGGAAGCTTTGCGAATGGACGAAGCCATGCATCCGCTGACCTTGTTGACTTTCGGCCTGTACGGCAAGGTGCTCCCGAACCAGAATGGTGCGCCGGTCAGACTCGTCGTGCCTTGGAAGTACGGTTTCAAATCAGCCAAGTCTATTGTGGCGATCCGCGTGACTGAACAGCAACCCACACCGAGCTGGGTTGCTGTCGCTCCTCAGGAGTACGGTTTTTACGCGAATGTAAACCCTGAGGTTCGCCACCCGCGCTGGAGCCAGGCAACAGAGCGCAGAATCGGAGAAGGCGGGTTCTTTACGCCACGCCGCCCGACGCTGATGTTTAACGGTTATGCCGACCAGGTTGCCAGTCTTTATTCAGGCATGGATCTGGCTAAAAACTATTGA
- a CDS encoding Maf family protein — protein MTTLDLILASSSRYRQAQLQSLGLAFRTAVPNIDEVALSHETPLSISRRLALSKALAVAKQCPASVVIGADQVLDLDGLPLGKPGSHDAATRQLRLLSGRVAYFHSAVSVISPRTQQVTVSTTRAVFRQLSVTQIESYLLFDRPYDTAGSAKAESLGIALLEELSSDDPSAIIGLPLIALTRLLNNIGIDPISLSKQG, from the coding sequence GTGACCACACTTGACCTGATTCTTGCATCAAGCTCCCGCTACAGACAGGCTCAGCTGCAATCACTTGGACTAGCCTTTCGCACCGCTGTACCGAATATTGACGAGGTTGCGCTTTCCCACGAAACGCCGTTATCAATTTCCAGAAGGCTGGCGCTGTCAAAAGCGCTTGCGGTCGCGAAACAATGCCCCGCAAGCGTTGTCATCGGTGCCGATCAAGTACTTGATCTGGACGGTTTGCCACTCGGCAAACCGGGGTCCCACGATGCAGCGACCAGGCAATTACGGCTTCTGTCAGGTCGGGTTGCATACTTTCACAGCGCAGTGAGTGTCATCAGCCCTCGCACACAGCAGGTGACCGTTTCCACCACACGCGCAGTGTTCCGACAACTCAGTGTGACGCAGATCGAGTCATACCTGCTTTTCGATCGACCTTACGACACCGCGGGTAGTGCCAAGGCCGAAAGCCTGGGTATTGCATTGCTGGAAGAGCTTTCCAGCGACGATCCAAGTGCGATCATCGGACTCCCACTGATCGCACTCACCCGACTGCTTAATAATATAGGCATTGATCCCATCAGCCTGAGCAAACAAGGATAA
- a CDS encoding SAM-dependent methyltransferase: MPGTLHLIPVSLADVQASIWLPDHVQKVASKLTRYIAENAKTARAFLKQMPLEHPIQSVQIETLSQRATDVQISQWLTPLMDGQDIGLVSEAGCPAVADPGARVVMLAHQMGVIVKPWVGPSSILLGLMGSGLQGQRFSFHGYVPVKPDARKQTLRLLEQVSQKEDRTQILIETPYRNQAMLDTLISSLRPQTRLCVASGLTGPNEWIRTEKISNWPKIRCPDLSRAPTLFLFQA; encoded by the coding sequence GTGCCTGGCACTCTACACCTCATACCTGTCAGCCTTGCGGACGTGCAAGCCAGCATCTGGCTGCCAGATCATGTCCAGAAGGTAGCGAGCAAGCTGACTCGTTATATCGCCGAGAACGCAAAAACTGCGCGCGCCTTCCTAAAGCAGATGCCATTGGAACATCCTATCCAGAGCGTTCAGATTGAGACGCTGAGCCAGCGGGCAACGGATGTACAAATCAGTCAATGGCTCACACCACTTATGGATGGACAGGACATTGGACTGGTATCCGAGGCTGGCTGCCCCGCGGTCGCAGATCCCGGAGCACGGGTTGTCATGCTTGCCCACCAGATGGGCGTCATCGTCAAACCGTGGGTCGGGCCCTCATCTATTCTGCTTGGACTGATGGGCAGTGGATTGCAAGGCCAGCGATTCTCCTTCCATGGGTACGTTCCGGTCAAACCAGACGCACGCAAGCAGACATTACGCCTACTTGAGCAAGTTTCACAGAAAGAGGATCGGACTCAGATCCTGATCGAAACTCCCTACAGAAATCAGGCAATGCTCGACACACTGATCAGCTCGCTGCGGCCCCAGACCCGCCTGTGCGTTGCCAGTGGGCTGACTGGTCCAAACGAATGGATCAGGACCGAGAAGATATCCAACTGGCCAAAGATACGATGCCCAGACCTGTCCAGGGCACCGACCTTGTTCCTGTTTCAGGCCTGA
- the fabD gene encoding ACP S-malonyltransferase yields MKFAFVFPGQGSQAVGMMDVWKGQDVSMEVLHRAGQALGEDLAGLIANGPAEQLNLTTHTQPAMLAASVAMYEAWKAAGGPQASLMAGHSLGEYAALTAAGSIELEDAVRAVRVRADAMQAAVPVGTGAMAAILGLEDDAVLAVCQQSAQEEVVEAVNFNAPSQVVIAGHKEAVERAMKAAKGAGAKRAVLLPVSAPFHSSLLRPAAAVLQEVLNAIDLKTPDVSVIHNVDVQIHTDPASIRQALVDQAWHPVRWAQTIEAMAQHGVTHVVECGPGKVLTGLVKRINPSLVGLSVNDPASMQEAIETLRQAS; encoded by the coding sequence ATGAAATTCGCTTTTGTGTTTCCCGGTCAAGGCTCCCAGGCTGTCGGAATGATGGATGTCTGGAAGGGTCAGGATGTCAGTATGGAGGTTCTGCACAGAGCAGGACAGGCGCTTGGTGAGGATCTGGCTGGATTGATTGCGAATGGACCCGCCGAGCAGCTTAATCTGACGACTCACACTCAGCCGGCAATGCTGGCTGCTTCGGTGGCCATGTATGAGGCATGGAAAGCCGCAGGCGGGCCACAGGCCAGCCTGATGGCTGGGCACAGTCTCGGAGAATATGCAGCATTGACGGCTGCTGGCTCGATCGAACTTGAAGATGCGGTACGTGCGGTGCGGGTTCGTGCGGATGCAATGCAAGCGGCTGTGCCCGTGGGAACCGGCGCGATGGCGGCGATTCTTGGCCTTGAAGATGACGCAGTGCTGGCAGTCTGTCAGCAAAGTGCTCAGGAAGAAGTGGTCGAGGCGGTCAACTTCAATGCCCCTTCACAAGTCGTGATTGCAGGTCATAAGGAGGCTGTCGAGCGTGCGATGAAGGCTGCAAAAGGCGCTGGCGCCAAACGAGCCGTCCTGCTGCCTGTTTCAGCCCCGTTTCACTCAAGTCTGCTTCGACCCGCTGCCGCCGTGCTGCAGGAAGTACTTAATGCGATCGATTTGAAAACGCCCGATGTGTCTGTGATTCACAACGTTGATGTACAAATCCATACGGATCCTGCGTCCATTCGCCAGGCATTGGTTGATCAGGCATGGCATCCGGTACGTTGGGCGCAAACGATCGAAGCGATGGCGCAACATGGCGTGACCCATGTGGTTGAGTGTGGCCCTGGCAAGGTGTTGACCGGACTGGTCAAGCGGATCAACCCCTCGCTGGTTGGATTGTCAGTCAACGATCCTGCAAGCATGCAGGAAGCCATTGAGACATTGCGTCAGGCGTCGTGA